The Orcinus orca chromosome 1, mOrcOrc1.1, whole genome shotgun sequence DNA window TCTTGAAGAACTGCACGGAGGTGCAAGCCACATTTTACCCTCTCCAAGTAATGGTGGTTGGACTGAGAAAGTGCTAAACCAAACCTGTAATAGGACTGGTTGTTTGGGTGTCTCTCTTTATCATTGTTGCCTCTTACAGTTACATTGCTTTCTGTGTTGTCTCTCTAGGTCCCAATGTTCTCAGATAATTCACATTGCCCTGACTGTGGACAGCAATGGTTCCCTAGTTTAGAACTAGGCCATTGGTTGTACCAAACTGAACTGGTTGAGAATGAATGTTACCAAGTATTCTTAGACCGTATTAACAGAGCTGATTATTGCCCTGAGTGTTATCCTGATAATCCTGCTAATAGAAGCCTTGTTCTTCCTTGGTCTTTCCCACTTGAGTGGGCTCCCCAAAATCTTACCAGGTGGACCTTTGAAAAAGCTTGCCACCCATTTCTTCTGGGTCCTCCACTGGTTAGGAAAAGGATACATGACTCTAGAGTTGCTGGTTTTAACCCTGCATTACAGTTAATCCTGACCAGAACAGATAAAACCTTGAACAAAAAACTTGGCCAAAGCAAATAACTTCTGAAACAGTCAAAATCATGGAGACTCTAGAGGGTTTTGTACTAGTAGCCCAAGGAAGATGGAAAAATGACTCCTTTCTATATCTGATCCAGACTGTCACTACTCTGGGAAACTGCTTAAATTGTTGTTGGATCTGCTTCCAGGGTCTGTGCATCTCTTCTTCAGCATGAATTTAATCAGTATTCCAAGCCAGATTGTTCATCTAGAACCTGACTAATCCATATTTCCTATGTTTTGGAATTAGCTTACTCCTAAAAATCTCCACAGCCTAATTATTGACGTTATTATGACATGGTAGTCCTGGAGGAGAAGCCCCATACTGTGTGTACTTTCATTATATTCTAGTGAAAACTTTTCTGGGAAAGCATCCTTGTAGCTGAATTCTAGATTATTCCAGTAAAACAActagacattttaataataaactaTATTGTTCTAAATTCCACCTCTtaaatattaatcagtgataattatatatatatataaaatttattcatatataaCCATTTATTCATCATTGGCTCTATTTAGCTCATCCTCAGTGTGGCTATGACGTTATCCATAACTGGTCACTGTCAGAGGAATCACATTCAGTCAGGCAGCACCTATATAGGTGACAATAAAAACATGCAGAAATGCCTCTGTCTACACCTCCTTGGCTCTACATAAGCAAGGACTATCCTGTCTTTGTGGTGACTGAACTTAGAATGTCCTCCCCTGGCAATGGAAAAGTACCTGTCCTAGGAGATAGGTGACGAAAGGAGTTACCCAGCTTGACTGCATATATATTATGAACAGTTTAGGGGAAGCATTTTTCTTAGAACTAAGAAGGTCTTACCTGACATTGGCCTCATTCTGGCCTTCACTTGTTCATAAGAATCATGAAACTAGAGTTCAGGTTAAGAAACTTAGAAAACATCTCAGAGGCCactgaacaatttaaaaattccacTTAAGATTCTAGATAATCCAGTGCTTGTGTAGCAACTCAACAATGTTCTCAAGGCCCCAGGTTCTTGCTATCTTTCCCCTCTGGGATCTTTAGCATATTGGCTTTTTGTCCTCATAGTTCTCACCGAGTACAATGTAGCTTGTTGCTGCTCCAGACATTTCAGTCCCAATCAAAGGCTGGAAGTAAGGAGCAAAAAGCTTTCTCCTttcaagtctgtgtcttttatttgGGAAGAAGATCTTTCTCAAAAGTCCCTCACAGATTTTTTCTTACATCCTTGATTCACAAAGGAGCCTGGGAAACCTGGCAGAGGGGAATGGAGTTGCACTGCCTGGGTAGGACACATTGTCTCCCCTAATAAAATCAGGGCTCTTTTAGGAAGGAAGAAGTAAGGAATAAATGGCTGTTTGTATGCAACAAATCATGCCTGCCACATGTTAAAAAGTCACTTGTTAGTCTGCTTAAAGAATGTACCCCAGAGATCTGCCCTGTATCTGCCTTATGTCTGTCATGATGGAAGTTCTCTTCTGTTCTATTGCTGAATAAACTGTGTGGACTGCTAAATTGAGTGAAGACTAATTAGTTTATCATTTACCATTGGTTAAGAACTACACTATCCTAAAGCTCTTTCTAAAAAGTGAAAATTTACTTTGAGGTATTGCTTTTGAGTGTGGTGTTATGATCAATATTATTGTCTCCTAAACTTTTTCAGACACATACCAAAAAGCACTACATGTGTGCAATTTTAAATATCGGCAAAATAGAGAAAGGGTCTTTGTTTTAACCAATCTCATTCTTAAATAGTAAGGACATATTAAATGGATTTATACAATTGGTTTTCAAATCAGTGCCTGGGtgagcttgtcagaaatgcaaattttccGATCTTACAGAAATTTTTATTCCTTAGATTGCTTGTGGGGCCCAGGTAGCTACATTTTACAAATAGTGCCTCAGGAGATTCTTATGCAGGTACTCTATGAACTATACTTTGAGAAATACCATAGCAGCATATCCAGGGTATTTAGTTATCCGGCTTAAAAGAATAGGAAatgagggattccctggtggcgcagtggttgagagtccgcctgccagtgcaggggacacgggttcatgccccggtccgggaagatcccacatgccgcggagcggctgggcccgtgagccatggccgctgggcctgcgcgtccggagcctgtgctccgcaacgggagaggccacaacagtgagaggcccgcgtatcgcaaaaaaaaaaaagaataggaactGAGTACTCATAATACTGTAAGGTAGTGATAGTTATTGTACTTTGCCGGTGACATATAAAGAGGTTTCACATCAGAGTGAAGGTCACTGCTGATATTCAGGTTGTAACTCAGTCATTTTTCTCAACTGTGAGGAGGGCTCTATTGTAGCCCTCCTCAAAAACAGTTCTGTGTGTTGTCATTATAAGGTATGTGAGTATATAGgcaagagaaaggaatcaaaaatactaattttaataTTACATTAAGAAGGGTACTTTGCCTTCATACACGATTATCATTACATACCTGATATATGGTCAGCTCTCAGAACTAACATCATGGGGTAGAGTTCATAAAATTGAGCAAGGGAAAAAATTTAGAAAGCTTTGTAGCTTTTCAGCTTCGGTCTTTTTTAAGTATGACTTTACTTGGCTTAAAATATTGCAGATTATTCTAAAATACTCTACTTCATAGTTatgaataatgaattttaaagtgTATTCTTAAAATTCTCATGACAGTTGATTCACTGTTTTGGATTATATGAGCCATATTAATCTATACTTCTGTACTGTAGGAGAGTTGATAATTACTTACACGTAATGGTGGCCATTTCTAGACTTCTAGAACTACTCTCTGTTATTTTAATGCAGACATAGGAGTGGAAGTTTAATGGAAACTGTGCTGGGGCAACTGGAAAGTACCTACTAAAGCAGAGTCTGTCTTGAGTTGTACGTGACTAAGTTAAGATTCATCTCTAAGTTGTAGGAGAAGGTAGCCCAGGCAGACAGGCATGCAAGAAAGAATTCCATGACATCCAAAGTGTATGTGGCAATCAGCAGAATACAGATATCTGTAAAAGTGAGTTGAGCCATAACCCTTCTATCTCTTCAGTCTCCTCTGGCAGCCCTTGAGTCTCCATGGAAGCTTGGGAACACAGCTTGAAAACTACTTGTTATAGAGGAAAAATAATAGCTTTGGAGCCAGCTGACCTAGGTTTGTCTTCTGATTCTGGCACTATTAAATGACCTTGGGCATTTTAACCTTTCTGtatccagtttcttcatctgtgaaataggttATGtagtaatacctacctcatactgttgtgaggtttaaatgtgATAACATATGTCAATCATATGGCATGTAGTACGTCTTTAGGACTAGGAAGGGTATAAGAGAATGAGGCAGAAGTTAGAACTAGGGATAAGGTAGAGTCTTAGTTTTAGAACAGGGATTAAAGCCAATTGTTAGAACTTAATGCTGAATTGTTAAAAACTTCTTAAATCCTTCCTGGTGAAGAACAAGATTAATCTTGGGACTGAGGTCGATCCTGTAATTATGTATGTTAAATGGTCTTAGATGTAAAGATTAAGAGGCCTGGTGGGATGAATGACCCAAGGCAGATCATTGTCACATTTTTTAGGCCCATTTAT harbors:
- the LOC101284994 gene encoding torsin-1A-interacting protein 2 encodes the protein MFSDNSHCPDCGQQWFPSLELGHWLYQTELVENECYQVFLDRINRADYCPECYPDNPANRSLVLPWSFPLEWAPQNLTRWTFEKACHPFLLGPPLVRKRIHDSRVAGFNPALQLILTRTDKTLNKKLGQSK